The following proteins are co-located in the Cydia fagiglandana chromosome 2, ilCydFagi1.1, whole genome shotgun sequence genome:
- the LOC134677955 gene encoding uncharacterized protein LOC134677955 produces the protein MVTAPNDDWTEELCIKLIHEYRKRPMLWDPKDPFFFKKAMKPEAWEGIGAALNMPPDVCKHKMVILSSSFRREKSKIMNSIRDSPDDATYTSTWFAFEQMAFLIDKQSERKRQTTGMLDDGCEDGPTAIKKSLIEHYNEKKTESKKKSKKSSKIGTVHPNVCAKSNPSQVTASTVDVASTVSSPAQVAASPPTTVPPLVPIPNRHPDDTLEEIKSFTNFIAYKMKKYNEITKNSVQQAICDIIFKADQNVYDNTTFEDNFRSYQSPHKDAESEEGDVENRTIDIGNGQVITLKMHHDD, from the exons ATGGTGACAGCACCCAACGATGACTGGACAGAAGAACTCTGCATTAAATTGATACACGAATACAGGAAACGTCCTATGCTATGGGACCCTAAGGATCCGTTCTTTTTCAAAAAGGCCATGAAGCCCGAGGCGTGGGAAGGAATTGGCGCGGCGTTAAATATGCCACCTGATGTATGCAAGCATAAAATGGTAATTTTGTCATCGTCGTTTAGAAGAGAGAAATCCAAAATTATGAACAGCATCAGGGATTCACCGG ACGATGCGACGTACACGAGTACCTGGTTCGCCTTCGAACAAATGGCGTTTCTGATCGACAAACAATCGGAAAGAAAACGCCAAACAACG GGAATGTTAGACGACGGCTGTGAGGATGGACCTACAGCTATTAAAAAGTCATTAATAGAACATTACAATGAAAAGAAAACCGAAAGCAAAAAGAAAAGTAAAAAATCTTCCAAGATAGGTACAGTTCATCCAAACGTTTGCGCAAAATCTAATCCGAGTCAAGTGACCGCCAGCACAGTAGACGTTGCGTCAACAGTGTCATCACCAGCGCAAGTGGCTGCATCACCACCGACGACTGTGCCACCCTTGGTACCCATACCGAACCGGCACCCAGATGATACTCTTGAAGAAATTAAGTCATTTACTAACTTCATAGCCTACAAGATGAAAAAGTACAACGAGATCACTAAAAATTCTGTACAACAAGCAATATGCGATATTATCTTTAAGGCTGATCAAAATGTTTACGACAATACGACTTTCGAAGATAATTTTAGAAGTTATCAATCTCCACACAAAGATGCCGAATCGGAAGAGGGAGATGTAGAAAACAGGACAATTGACATAGGCAACGGGCAAGTAATCACACTCAAAATGCATCACGACGATTAA